A window of Methylocaldum szegediense genomic DNA:
ACAGTAGCAGCAAAGGCAGGCGTGCCAATCGCGCTTATGCATATGCGAGGCAAACCGAAGAACATGCAAGACAATCCGGAATATGAGGATGTCGTCGAAGAGGTATTGAAATTTTTGGTGGAAAGGGCGGAGGTTGCCAAAGCCGCGGGTGTTGCCTCGGAAAATATTATCATTGATCCAGGTATTGGATTTGGGAAGCGAAAAGAGCACAACCTTAGGTTGATAAGAGAACTGTCCCGTTTTGTAGCAACGGGCTACAAAGTTCTACTCGGGGCGAGTCGGAAGCGCTTTATGGGGGCGATTTGTGGAGAGACGCGGCCGATGGAATTGGTTGGGGCGACTATCGCAACAACGGTGCTCGGCGTATCGGCCGGGGTGACGATGTTTCGAGTACACGATGTAAAGGCTAATCGTCAGGCTGCGGATGTCACAGCTGCGGTTTTGCAGATGTGATGTAGTTCCGCAGGTTGTCATCCGGTGATTATACTCGGCTAACGCCGGTCAATTGGTAGAGGGATAATACGCGGTTAGACAGCGGTGGTCATGCCGCTTGGACTGGAATGGCATGACTTGAACGGACGATCTGGTTATTTTCCCCTAAATAAATCAGCGTGGGTTTATAGCCTATAAGCTCGTTTTGATTCAGGCCGACATAGGCACATATGATTACCAAGTCGCCCGGAGCGGCAAGTCGGGCGGCCGCACCGTTAACAGAAATTATGCCTGATCCCTCTTGAGCACGGATCGCATAAGTCGTAAACCGTTCACCATTATTGATGTTATAAATCTGAATTTGCTCGTATTCCTTGATGCCTGAGCAATCGAGTAGCAAACCGTCAATGGCACAAGAGCCCTCATATTCGAGTTCAGAGTGTGTCACTCGAGCTCTATGTAACTTTGCTTTAAGCATCATCGTTTGCATACGTTCAACCTGGGCGTAGGCTCGTTAAATCTGGGAATTATCCGTAAAATCTACGGACCTAGCAACCCCGCACCGACCTAGTGCCCAAAAGAAGAGCGTACTACCCGTGATAGTGACAGAATTTCGCAATCAAAGTGCCGTCATTTCGTGTATCGTTGGATTGACCCTGTGATGGTGACCAGCGGCCGACGGCAAAAACCGGTTGACGACTCATGGCAGTGGAACGAAACGGTCGCTCGGGGCGATAAAAGCGACCTATCGTGTGCATGCTTTCTTTATGAGGAGGTCCGAGCAAGTCGAGTCGGTACAGGGTTCGGCGAGCTCACCATGTACGGAATCAAAAGGTTCCGTTCGTGTTGAGCCTGTCGAAGGACTTAATCAAAGCTTCCTTAACGTACCCAGGACCATGGACATCAAGTTCGCGCAGTACGTCCCAACTTATCGGCTATGTTTTGGTCTTAAATTGCAGCAGAGATTTCGGTTCGTTAGCGAAAAGTCTGTTTGGAGAATGGGCGTTATGATTTGATGACCGGCTATCAACATCTGGAATCGTACATCCGTGTCGCTCTGACAATACGGGCGGGTATCCCGGAAGTTTTGAGCGATTGAGTTTTATTAGTTTCTTGCAGATAAGAGTCCGCTGAAAACATGTAGGAGAAGATCGATGGGTATAGGCGTCTGGGAATTGCTGCTCCTCTTCCTGATTGTGCTGTTGTTGTTCGGCACCAAGCGGTTACGAAATATCGGTAGCGATCTAGGGTCGGCGATAAAGAGTTTTCGTAATGCGATGAGCGAAGGGGACGACGAGAAACCGGGGCGAACGATCGACGGAGAGGCTGTCCACGAAAACAAGGATAAGCCCTGACCGTAATGCAAAAAGCATGTTCGACATAGGCTTTTGGGAATTGGTTCTAGTTGGCGTTGTGTCGCTTCTGGTGTTTGGTCCGGAGCGTCTTCCTAAAGTTGCTAGGGAAGTCGCACTTTGGATTCGTAGGGCTAGAGCGATGGCCAATTCGGTCAAGCAAGAGATTGACCGTGAGCTTCAATTGGAGGAACTGCGTCAATCATTGCTAGAAGAAAAGCGGAAAGTGGAGTTGCTATCCATGCCGGTTCGGCACAATCAGAAGGAGAATCAGGAGCCCAAAGCCGATTCGGACGACGCGGACGAGAAAGTGATTGCTTCTAAGAGCAGCGATGGCGAACCGTAACAAGCAAGGTCAGCAACAGATAGAAGAAGACATCGAGCAGCCCTTTATTTCTCATCTGGTGGAATTGCGGGACAGGTTGCTGCGCTGCATTTTCGTAGTTTTATTCGTCTTTCTGAGCATGGCTTATTTTGCCAATGACATTTACGCCTATTTGGCCGGGCCGCTCATGAAGCATTTGCCGCCGGGGTCGCAAATGATTGCGATCGATGTCGCCTCGCCATTCCTGACGCCTTTCAAACTCACTTTGGTGGCGGCGGTATTTTTGTCGGTGCCTTATATTCTCTACCAGGCTTGGGCTTTTGTTGCTCCAGGTTTATACGCGCATGAGCGCCGATTGGTTCTGCCGCTTCTGGTTACGAGTACAGTGCTGTTTTACGGCGGTATGGCGTTCGCCTACTATGTCGTCTTTCCCTTGATCTTCGGGTTTCTCACCGCTACGGCGCCGGACGGTGTCGCGGTAATGACGGACATCACGCATTACCTGGATTTCGTACTGACCTTGTTCTTCGCTTTCGGCGTGTCGTTTGAAGTTCCGATAGCGACCATCGTCCTGATCTGGAGCGGCATCTCGACGCGTGAAAGCCTGTCCGAAAAACGCCCGTACATCATTGTGGCCGCGTTCGTCATCGGAATGGTACTTTCTCCGCCGGATGTAGTGTCACAATGTCTTCTCGCAGTACCGATCTGGCTGCTGTTCGAGCTGGGACTGGTGTTTTCCAGGTTGTTCCGGCCCAGACGGGCAGAGCAGCTCGTAGAACTACAGGACGAGTAGACTCAAATCTTGGGGTACCCACCCGCTGTCGCTGTCTACCCTCGTGATGATTTTTCTGTTTACGGATTTTGGCACCGAAGGACCTTATCTGGGACAAATGGAAGCGGTGCTGCGATTGCAGGCTCCGGGCGTCGATATCGTAAACCTCGTCAGCAACGCGCCAATGGGCGAACCCCGCTGGAGTTCGTACTTACTGGCCGCCCTGTGCAGGCAACTTCCCGTCGGGAGCGTGTTTCTGGCCGTGGTCGATCCCGGTGTCGGCGGCGAACGGTTGCCGGTTGTTCTGCATGCGGATGGACGGTGGTTCGTTGGGCCGGACAACGGTCTCTTGAATACGGTGGCGGTACATTCGAATGAAACGCACTGGCGGATCATCGAATGGCGCCCAACATCGCTTTCGTCGAGTTTCCACGGCCGTGACCTTTTCGCCCCTATTACGGCACGTATCGCCAATCACGATTTCAGCTGGAGCAGCCGTGACTATCAAAAACCGGGTTTGGATGAATGGCCGTCGGACATCTCCGAAATCGTCTATTTCGATCATTATGGCAATGCCATAACAGGGCTACGTCACAGAAAGGAGTACGACGGCATGGCGCTTCGTGTGAACGGCCAGCGATTGGCTCAAGCGAACACCTTTTGTTCGGTGCCTGTCGGGCAGGCCTTCTGGTATCGAAATTCGATGGGACTGGTCGAGATCGCTGTTAACCGTGGCCGCGCCGACCGCGAGCTAGGGCTTTCGCTCGGCACGCTCATTTCGTTCGAGTCGTAGGGGCACCGACGGCTGGGGACGCGTTGCGTTTATACTCTTCGAGAAAAGTTAGTACGCGTCGACGGTTGTTCTCTTGTCCAAAGGTGCCGATGTGGGGGCCGCGAGTGATCCAGAGCGCCTTTGGTTCGCCGGCTGCTTCGAACAGCGCGGCGCTATGGCGGGCGGGTACGATATCGTCGGTCTCGCTGCAGATGATGAGTAGCGGCAACGGCGACAGCTTGGCGATATTTTTGATCGGACTGTAATCGTCCGGCATCAGGAGCGAGAGCGGATATTGGAGCGGCCAGGTCACGGGGAATAGGGCAAGTTTTTCACGGGTAAGTTCGCGATAGCTTGCAAACGGCGCGTCCAGGACGATCGCAGATAGCCGAGCGCGGGCTTCTGGATTCGCACCTACGAAATAGGCCCCTAGGGTCGCTCCCAGGCTTTGGCCTAAGAGGTACAAGTCTCTGTCGGCTACGCGCGGTTCGCTCAAGAGCCATCGAAAGCCGGTGGCGACATCGGTCAGCACATCCGGCAGATCGGGCGAGCCTTCGGATAAGCCGTAGCCGCGGTAATCGAGGAGAAAAACTTGGTATCCCTGACCCGGCAACCAGGCGACGCTATGAATGTGAGTGCTGATGTTTTCAGCGTTGCCGTGCAGGAAGAATATGGTTCCGCGCGGTTCATTCTGCGCTGACAAGAACCAGCCGTGCAATTTAACGCCATCCGGTGTGGTTAGGTTGACGTCTTCGTATTCGAGACCGAGTGTTTTGGGCGTCAGCCGCATTGTTTGGTCCGGGTAAAAGAGAAGGCTGGCGCATCCGGAAAGACTAAAGGCGAGCGGGATAATCAAAAGAATCCCGAACGAGCGCCGGGACATGTCACG
This region includes:
- the folP gene encoding dihydropteroate synthase, yielding MGILNVTPDSFSDGGKYCSPDAALAHAQNMVSEGADIIDIGGESTRPGSEPVSEREQLARIIPVIKTLRTHLPANVMLSVDTTRSRVAQEALAAGANMLNDISAGRDDPDMFTVAAKAGVPIALMHMRGKPKNMQDNPEYEDVVEEVLKFLVERAEVAKAAGVASENIIIDPGIGFGKRKEHNLRLIRELSRFVATGYKVLLGASRKRFMGAICGETRPMELVGATIATTVLGVSAGVTMFRVHDVKANRQAADVTAAVLQM
- the panD gene encoding aspartate 1-decarboxylase; translation: MQTMMLKAKLHRARVTHSELEYEGSCAIDGLLLDCSGIKEYEQIQIYNINNGERFTTYAIRAQEGSGIISVNGAAARLAAPGDLVIICAYVGLNQNELIGYKPTLIYLGENNQIVRSSHAIPVQAA
- the tatA gene encoding twin-arginine translocase TatA/TatE family subunit; the encoded protein is MGIGVWELLLLFLIVLLLFGTKRLRNIGSDLGSAIKSFRNAMSEGDDEKPGRTIDGEAVHENKDKP
- the tatB gene encoding Sec-independent protein translocase protein TatB, which codes for MFDIGFWELVLVGVVSLLVFGPERLPKVAREVALWIRRARAMANSVKQEIDRELQLEELRQSLLEEKRKVELLSMPVRHNQKENQEPKADSDDADEKVIASKSSDGEP
- the tatC gene encoding twin-arginine translocase subunit TatC, producing MANRNKQGQQQIEEDIEQPFISHLVELRDRLLRCIFVVLFVFLSMAYFANDIYAYLAGPLMKHLPPGSQMIAIDVASPFLTPFKLTLVAAVFLSVPYILYQAWAFVAPGLYAHERRLVLPLLVTSTVLFYGGMAFAYYVVFPLIFGFLTATAPDGVAVMTDITHYLDFVLTLFFAFGVSFEVPIATIVLIWSGISTRESLSEKRPYIIVAAFVIGMVLSPPDVVSQCLLAVPIWLLFELGLVFSRLFRPRRAEQLVELQDE
- a CDS encoding SAM hydrolase/SAM-dependent halogenase family protein, whose translation is MIFLFTDFGTEGPYLGQMEAVLRLQAPGVDIVNLVSNAPMGEPRWSSYLLAALCRQLPVGSVFLAVVDPGVGGERLPVVLHADGRWFVGPDNGLLNTVAVHSNETHWRIIEWRPTSLSSSFHGRDLFAPITARIANHDFSWSSRDYQKPGLDEWPSDISEIVYFDHYGNAITGLRHRKEYDGMALRVNGQRLAQANTFCSVPVGQAFWYRNSMGLVEIAVNRGRADRELGLSLGTLISFES
- a CDS encoding alpha/beta hydrolase; translated protein: MSRRSFGILLIIPLAFSLSGCASLLFYPDQTMRLTPKTLGLEYEDVNLTTPDGVKLHGWFLSAQNEPRGTIFFLHGNAENISTHIHSVAWLPGQGYQVFLLDYRGYGLSEGSPDLPDVLTDVATGFRWLLSEPRVADRDLYLLGQSLGATLGAYFVGANPEARARLSAIVLDAPFASYRELTREKLALFPVTWPLQYPLSLLMPDDYSPIKNIAKLSPLPLLIICSETDDIVPARHSAALFEAAGEPKALWITRGPHIGTFGQENNRRRVLTFLEEYKRNASPAVGAPTTRTK